One Aerococcus urinaeequi DNA segment encodes these proteins:
- a CDS encoding glycoside hydrolase family 1 protein produces the protein MTDKAFPQGFLWGGATAANQFEGAWNEGGRGPATSDTAVAVAPEDRKNISDFAAPMNRERVLFALEDQEGLYPKRWGSDFYHRYKEDIALYAEMGYKTFRLSIAWSRIFPNGDDKEPNEEGLAFYDAVFDECLKYGIEPLVTLSHYETPIGIALNYGGWKNREVIDLFVKYGETVLERYQNKVKYWLTFNEINIMGISGYVGGALLFEDGKQNLSDMYQAAHHQFVASALVTKFAHELKADLKVGMMLARMEAYPATPNPLDVMESIHKDHENLFFSDVQVRGKYPAYTKRFFKENNIHVEMAEGDEDILAAHPVDFMSFSYYMSSIARHNPDEGAGATAGNFSISEENPYLEASDWGWQIDPVGLRITLNKLYDRYQVPLFIVENGLGAFDKVESDGSIHDDYRINYLKSHIQQMHEAIEDGIDLMGYTPWGCTDLVSASTSEMSKRYGFVYVDADDQGNGTFDRSRKDSFFWYRDVIQSNGANILA, from the coding sequence ATGACAGACAAGGCATTTCCACAAGGATTTTTATGGGGCGGGGCAACAGCTGCCAATCAATTTGAGGGCGCTTGGAATGAAGGAGGTCGTGGGCCAGCGACCTCTGATACAGCGGTAGCGGTGGCACCGGAAGACCGGAAGAATATTTCGGATTTCGCTGCACCGATGAATCGTGAGCGCGTACTTTTTGCATTAGAAGATCAAGAAGGCTTATACCCTAAACGTTGGGGTTCTGACTTCTACCACCGCTACAAAGAAGATATTGCCTTGTATGCTGAAATGGGCTATAAAACTTTCCGTTTATCCATTGCTTGGTCACGTATCTTCCCGAATGGTGATGATAAAGAGCCAAATGAAGAAGGATTAGCTTTCTACGATGCCGTTTTTGATGAATGTTTGAAATACGGTATTGAACCATTAGTGACTTTATCCCACTATGAAACACCGATCGGCATTGCCTTAAATTATGGTGGCTGGAAGAACCGTGAAGTAATTGATTTATTCGTTAAATACGGTGAAACAGTTCTAGAACGTTACCAAAATAAGGTGAAATACTGGCTAACCTTCAACGAAATTAATATTATGGGGATTTCCGGATATGTAGGTGGTGCTTTATTATTTGAAGATGGTAAACAAAACTTATCAGACATGTACCAAGCAGCTCACCATCAATTTGTAGCCTCTGCTTTAGTAACCAAATTTGCCCATGAATTAAAAGCAGATTTAAAGGTAGGGATGATGTTAGCACGTATGGAAGCTTATCCAGCAACGCCAAACCCATTAGATGTTATGGAATCGATTCACAAAGACCATGAAAACTTGTTCTTCTCAGACGTTCAAGTACGTGGTAAATACCCAGCATACACCAAACGTTTCTTCAAAGAAAACAATATTCATGTAGAAATGGCTGAGGGAGACGAAGATATCTTAGCAGCTCATCCAGTTGATTTCATGTCATTCTCTTACTACATGTCATCAATTGCGCGCCACAATCCGGATGAAGGCGCAGGCGCAACTGCAGGTAACTTCTCTATTTCAGAAGAAAACCCTTATCTAGAAGCCTCTGACTGGGGGTGGCAAATCGACCCAGTTGGTTTACGGATTACCTTAAACAAATTATATGACCGTTACCAAGTACCATTATTTATCGTGGAAAATGGTTTAGGTGCCTTCGATAAAGTCGAGTCTGATGGTTCAATTCATGACGACTACCGGATCAACTACCTGAAGTCACACATCCAACAAATGCACGAAGCCATTGAAGATGGTATTGACTTAATGGGTTATACACCTTGGGGCTGTACTGACCTAGTATCTGCGTCAACCTCTGAAATGTCTAAACGTTACGGATTCGTCTATGTAGACGCAGATGACCAGGGGAACGGAACATTTGACCGTTCACGTAAAGATTCATTCTTCTGGTACCGTGATGTCATTCAATCAAATGGTGCTAATATTTTAGCTTAA
- a CDS encoding beta-glucoside-specific PTS transporter subunit IIABC: MAKYTQLAEDIVDKVGGKENVKEVRHCVTRLRFYLKDESKANTEYLKKRDGVVTVMQAGGQYQVVIGNHVPEVYEEVLKAGNFADGGEVDADDDGDKGNLFDRFIDIVSGLFQPFLGALAAAGILKGVTALLAATGVDTTSGIYILMNTIGDGLFQYLPMVLAVSASKKFRMNTYTAVAIAGALVYPGLAESLTEATNIFGLNFTLPAGGYYNTVLPILLAIFVASKIEKFMKKVTPDVLKLFAVPMVTLLVTIPLTFLLVGPIANTASDWIGIAFQAVYDFSPIIYGFILGAAWQVMVMFGLHWGLVPIAILDMAQNGSSVILTATVLPCFTQVGVLAAIYLKTREDKVKKGVLPTLISAVFGVTEPAIYGYTLPMRTPFIISCIVSGIVGVYLSIFNVTGYAMGGMGIFLYPAYIDPATGSFHSVIHLAIGTVIAIVLAFAVQMFVKVPTLYGDDETVSATEVTASDDQPVLVSASVSDAKDQILNSPLQGNIVPLSSLDDQVFATGAMGQGIAIEPSEGLVTAPADGLVQILFPTKHAIGFITDDGVEILIHIGMDTVELEGKFYEAHVAQGDHVKVGDPLVSFDIEAIKAAGYQVTTPVIITNTPAYTNVATTEAGTVSFTDELIEVFA, translated from the coding sequence ATGGCGAAATACACTCAATTAGCAGAAGATATTGTCGACAAAGTCGGAGGCAAGGAAAATGTTAAGGAAGTAAGACACTGTGTGACGCGTTTACGTTTCTATTTAAAAGACGAAAGCAAAGCCAATACAGAGTATTTGAAGAAACGTGATGGTGTGGTAACAGTCATGCAAGCTGGTGGACAATACCAAGTCGTTATCGGTAACCACGTACCCGAAGTATATGAAGAAGTATTAAAAGCAGGAAACTTTGCTGATGGTGGCGAAGTAGACGCTGATGACGATGGCGATAAAGGTAACTTGTTCGACCGGTTTATCGATATTGTTTCCGGTTTATTCCAACCATTCCTAGGCGCTTTAGCGGCTGCCGGTATCTTAAAAGGGGTAACAGCCCTACTAGCGGCAACTGGTGTAGATACAACATCAGGTATTTATATCTTGATGAACACTATCGGAGACGGCTTGTTCCAATACTTACCAATGGTGTTAGCAGTATCCGCTTCTAAGAAATTTAGAATGAATACTTATACAGCTGTTGCGATTGCGGGTGCGTTAGTTTATCCAGGTTTAGCTGAATCATTAACTGAAGCAACCAATATTTTCGGTTTGAACTTTACCTTACCAGCGGGTGGCTACTATAATACCGTATTACCAATCTTACTAGCTATCTTTGTGGCTTCTAAGATCGAGAAATTTATGAAAAAAGTCACACCAGATGTCTTGAAATTATTCGCAGTACCTATGGTTACATTATTAGTTACTATTCCATTAACTTTCTTATTAGTAGGACCCATCGCGAATACAGCTTCTGATTGGATTGGAATTGCTTTCCAAGCAGTGTATGACTTTAGCCCAATTATCTATGGATTTATTCTAGGAGCAGCATGGCAAGTAATGGTAATGTTTGGTTTGCACTGGGGTCTTGTACCAATTGCAATTTTGGATATGGCACAAAATGGCTCATCAGTTATCCTGACAGCCACAGTATTACCATGTTTCACTCAAGTTGGGGTTCTTGCTGCTATTTACCTTAAAACAAGAGAAGACAAAGTCAAAAAAGGTGTTTTACCTACATTAATCTCAGCAGTCTTTGGAGTAACTGAACCAGCAATCTATGGTTACACTTTACCGATGCGTACACCATTCATCATTTCATGTATCGTTTCAGGTATTGTCGGCGTTTACTTATCAATCTTTAACGTTACTGGTTATGCAATGGGTGGTATGGGTATCTTCTTATATCCAGCTTACATTGACCCAGCGACAGGTTCATTCCATTCTGTTATTCATCTAGCAATCGGTACCGTAATCGCAATTGTATTAGCCTTTGCAGTACAAATGTTTGTTAAAGTACCTACTTTATATGGGGATGACGAAACAGTTAGTGCAACTGAAGTAACTGCAAGTGATGACCAACCTGTCTTAGTATCTGCTAGTGTGTCAGATGCTAAAGATCAAATTTTAAATAGTCCATTACAAGGTAATATCGTGCCTTTAAGTTCACTAGATGACCAAGTTTTTGCTACTGGGGCAATGGGACAAGGGATTGCGATTGAACCAAGTGAAGGTTTAGTAACAGCTCCGGCAGATGGACTAGTGCAAATTCTTTTTCCAACGAAACATGCGATTGGTTTTATCACAGATGATGGGGTAGAAATTTTAATCCATATTGGTATGGATACTGTTGAATTAGAAGGTAAATTCTATGAAGCGCACGTGGCACAAGGTGACCATGTTAAAGTGGGGGACCCGTTAGTATCCTTTGATATTGAAGCGATTAAGGCGGCTGGTTACCAAGTAACTACACCTGTCATCATTACCAATACACCGGCTTATACAAATGTGGCAACTACTGAAGCAGGTACAGTTTCCTTTACAGATGAGTTAATTGAAGTATTTGCATAG
- a CDS encoding PRD domain-containing protein, protein MILIGKGLGFQAKVGDPIDGNNIEKRYYPEGDVDLEHILMVMTNASDEEIYWIYKIVSLFKEKMDVAFNPNLFLTLTDHILFAIHQQKQDPNLMNPMQWEIKRIYPKEYAIAEEAVDLVRQKLSPNFPQTEVAAITLHFVNAQLDRTANQSAYEQMELTNDIIRIVQFATNIDIDENSVYFQRFVTHIRYYLIRQGQEQENDQPVKNDRMVELAFISYPKEKEAADKIKEYLLEAKGWQVNDMELLYLILHIGNLVSHSANRKK, encoded by the coding sequence ATGATTTTAATTGGAAAAGGGTTAGGCTTCCAAGCCAAGGTTGGCGATCCAATCGATGGCAACAACATTGAAAAACGTTATTATCCAGAAGGAGACGTTGATCTCGAACACATTTTGATGGTGATGACAAATGCCAGTGATGAAGAAATTTATTGGATTTATAAAATCGTATCCTTATTTAAAGAAAAAATGGATGTAGCCTTTAATCCCAATCTCTTCCTCACACTTACCGATCATATCTTGTTTGCGATTCATCAGCAAAAACAAGATCCGAACTTGATGAACCCCATGCAATGGGAAATCAAAAGAATTTACCCTAAAGAGTATGCAATCGCTGAAGAAGCGGTGGACTTGGTCCGACAAAAATTGTCACCGAATTTTCCGCAAACAGAAGTCGCTGCAATCACCCTACATTTTGTAAACGCGCAACTGGACCGAACGGCTAACCAATCTGCTTATGAGCAGATGGAGTTGACCAATGATATTATTCGAATTGTTCAGTTTGCCACGAATATTGATATCGATGAAAATTCTGTATATTTTCAACGATTTGTTACCCATATTCGATACTACTTAATACGACAGGGACAAGAGCAAGAAAATGATCAACCGGTTAAAAATGACCGAATGGTTGAATTGGCCTTCATTTCCTATCCTAAAGAGAAAGAAGCAGCCGATAAAATTAAGGAATACCTATTAGAAGCCAAGGGCTGGCAAGTCAATGACATGGAATTATTATATTTAATCCTACATATTGGTAATCTTGTGAGCCATTCAGCTAATAGAAAAAAATAA
- the ilvA gene encoding threonine ammonia-lyase IlvA yields MVKRVNKEKVLSAYKKLQSVVNQTPLQYDQYLSEKYKANIYLKREDLQVVRSFKLRGAYYSISELSEDDLAKGVICASAGNHAQGVAFACNEKQVMATIYMPNTTPAQKINQVRYFGGDYVNIVIEGDTFDECSQAAHEYGAKHQMTFIEPYDDENVIAGQGSLAVEIHHSLTADGETADYVLVPIGGGGLISGVSAYVREAMPETKIVGVEPAGAASMKLALDQGQPTALEKVNKFADGTAVGKVGDITFQYAKDNIDRIETVEEGKIAGTIIDLYTKQAIVAEPSGALTVSALDNMAEDLVGKTVVCIISGGNNDINRMAEIEEKALIYSGTKQYFVVNFPQRPGALREFVTDVLGPDDDIAKFEYTKKISRSNGPALVGILLGDYETLPGLLDRLKNFDANYISVSENPTLYEFLV; encoded by the coding sequence ATGGTCAAACGCGTCAATAAGGAGAAGGTACTGAGTGCCTACAAAAAATTACAGTCGGTCGTCAATCAGACACCTTTACAATACGATCAATATTTATCTGAGAAGTATAAGGCCAACATTTATTTGAAACGTGAGGACTTACAAGTTGTACGTTCATTTAAATTAAGAGGTGCCTACTATTCAATTAGTGAACTCAGTGAAGATGATTTAGCTAAAGGTGTTATCTGTGCCTCAGCCGGCAACCACGCCCAAGGGGTAGCCTTTGCTTGTAACGAAAAGCAAGTAATGGCGACGATTTATATGCCGAATACGACACCCGCACAAAAAATCAATCAAGTCAGATATTTTGGTGGGGACTATGTGAATATTGTGATTGAAGGGGATACCTTCGATGAGTGTAGCCAAGCTGCGCACGAATATGGTGCTAAACACCAGATGACTTTTATTGAACCTTACGATGATGAAAATGTCATCGCTGGCCAGGGGTCACTAGCTGTTGAAATCCACCACAGCCTAACTGCCGACGGGGAAACTGCAGACTATGTCTTAGTGCCTATCGGTGGGGGTGGATTGATCTCTGGTGTTTCTGCATATGTCCGTGAAGCCATGCCTGAAACCAAAATTGTTGGCGTTGAACCAGCCGGTGCAGCGTCCATGAAACTGGCCCTTGACCAAGGTCAGCCGACAGCACTTGAGAAAGTGAACAAATTCGCGGATGGTACAGCAGTTGGTAAGGTAGGGGACATCACCTTCCAATACGCGAAAGACAATATTGACCGCATTGAAACAGTCGAAGAAGGTAAGATTGCGGGGACAATTATTGACTTGTACACCAAGCAAGCCATCGTAGCCGAACCTTCAGGTGCCTTGACCGTATCTGCCCTAGATAATATGGCCGAAGACCTTGTTGGCAAAACAGTTGTCTGCATCATTTCTGGTGGGAATAACGACATCAACCGCATGGCGGAAATTGAGGAGAAAGCTTTGATCTATTCTGGAACCAAACAATACTTTGTAGTGAATTTCCCGCAAAGACCAGGCGCATTAAGAGAATTTGTAACGGACGTTTTAGGCCCCGACGATGATATCGCTAAGTTTGAATATACCAAGAAAATTTCCCGGTCAAATGGACCAGCCCTTGTTGGGATCCTATTGGGTGACTACGAAACCCTACCCGGTTTATTAGACCGGTTGAAGAATTTTGATGCCAATTACATTTCGGTATCTGAAAATCCGACATTATATGAATTTTTAGTCTAA
- the ilvC gene encoding ketol-acid reductoisomerase: protein MAKVYYEKDMTSNALSGKQIAVVGYGSQGHAHAQNLRDNGQNVIIGIREGSSANRARNDGFDVYSVAEATKKADIIMILLPDEIQKDTYANEIAPNLEAGNALAFAHGFNIHFKNIQPDPSIDVFMVAPKGPGHLVRREFTKGSAVPSLFAVYQDATGNARDLAMSWADGIGATRVGIIETDFREETESDLFGEQTVLMGGTTHLIQAGFETLVEAGYQPEIAYFEVMHELKLIVDLLYEGGMDHMRKSCSNTAEYGDYVSGPRLITPDVKERMKDVLNDIQDGSFAKRFTDDYDNGFKDFYAMREKEQGHQIEEVGGRLREMMPFVKENAVDTNN, encoded by the coding sequence ATGGCAAAAGTATACTACGAAAAAGATATGACCAGTAATGCATTATCAGGTAAACAAATCGCTGTAGTCGGCTATGGTTCACAAGGACATGCGCATGCGCAAAACTTACGAGATAATGGCCAAAATGTCATTATCGGTATCCGTGAAGGTAGCTCTGCAAACCGTGCGCGCAACGATGGATTTGATGTATATTCAGTTGCCGAAGCGACGAAAAAAGCGGATATCATCATGATTTTATTACCAGATGAAATTCAAAAAGATACTTACGCCAATGAAATTGCGCCGAACTTAGAAGCAGGAAATGCTTTAGCCTTCGCCCATGGTTTCAACATCCACTTCAAAAACATCCAACCAGATCCTTCAATTGATGTGTTCATGGTTGCGCCTAAGGGGCCTGGACACTTGGTACGTCGTGAATTTACGAAAGGCTCAGCGGTGCCTTCATTATTTGCGGTATATCAAGATGCAACAGGTAATGCGCGCGACTTAGCCATGTCTTGGGCTGATGGTATCGGGGCAACTCGTGTTGGAATCATTGAAACAGACTTCCGTGAAGAAACTGAATCTGACTTGTTCGGTGAACAAACTGTATTAATGGGTGGGACCACACATTTAATCCAAGCAGGTTTTGAAACTTTAGTTGAAGCTGGCTACCAACCAGAAATTGCTTACTTTGAAGTGATGCATGAATTGAAATTAATCGTAGACCTATTATATGAAGGTGGTATGGACCACATGCGTAAATCATGTTCAAATACTGCTGAATATGGGGACTACGTATCAGGACCACGTTTAATTACACCGGATGTGAAAGAACGTATGAAGGATGTTTTAAACGATATCCAAGATGGTTCATTCGCTAAACGTTTCACAGATGATTACGATAACGGCTTTAAAGACTTCTATGCAATGCGTGAAAAAGAGCAAGGGCACCAAATTGAAGAAGTTGGTGGTCGCTTACGCGAAATGATGCCGTTCGTTAAAGAGAATGCTGTAGACACAAACAACTAA
- a CDS encoding ACT domain-containing protein has protein sequence MIFQFIRLKVVNRPGVLNRVTQVVLKPRYNIDTLTLAGTDDPAISYITIGINFQDLEAATLLTRQLLKQVDVVSATQLDPSELG, from the coding sequence ATGATCTTTCAGTTTATCCGATTAAAGGTAGTGAATAGACCTGGTGTTTTAAACCGGGTGACACAAGTCGTCCTTAAACCGCGTTATAACATTGACACTTTAACCCTAGCAGGGACGGACGATCCGGCGATTTCCTATATTACGATTGGAATTAATTTCCAAGATTTGGAAGCGGCGACTCTTTTGACTAGACAATTATTGAAGCAAGTGGATGTGGTGAGTGCAACACAGTTAGACCCATCTGAGCTTGGCTAA
- the ilvB gene encoding biosynthetic-type acetolactate synthase large subunit — protein MERTKKTSIGTELLVNALRDQGADIIFGYPGGAALHIYDEFFRQNVNHVLARHEQGAGHMADGYARVAGRVGVAVTTSGPGATNIVTAVATAQMDSVPLVVISGQVTTSGIGKDAFQETDVVSLMTPITKYAYQVEDAKDIPRIIKEAFYLANSGRKGPVLVDIPKDIGVQEVALEDIDDSFDLPGYNMDHEVDLEAVAAIKDALLQAEKPLLLVGNGVVKSEAHQELREFAHRYNIPVTHTLLGIGLLASDDPLNLGLAGMHGTYAANMALMETDCLLNIGSRFDDRVASNPDNFAPDAKIIHVDIDLAEIGKIMEPDIALLADAKTALGALLQGAIAGWSDKTDWLAHQAANQALHPTRVPEMTDAIRPQAVLDYLGKATDGQAYIVTDVGQHQMWAAQYYPYQFPGQNLTSGGLGTMGYGVPATIGAAFAADEKHPVVGIIGDGGFQMTNQELNIIQHYGIQPKFIILNNTVLGMVHQWQHAFYSDRYSHSEFGSSLPDFVKLSEALGVKAAKVTDPADMQAAVDEMLAYDGAYVLEVLIDKYERVTPMVPSGKANNEMEGLS, from the coding sequence GTGGAGAGAACGAAGAAGACCAGTATAGGAACGGAATTGCTCGTCAATGCATTGCGAGATCAAGGTGCAGACATTATTTTTGGCTATCCTGGTGGTGCAGCTTTACATATATACGATGAATTTTTCCGCCAGAATGTCAATCACGTCTTAGCTCGTCACGAACAAGGTGCTGGTCACATGGCCGATGGTTACGCCCGCGTGGCTGGCCGAGTGGGTGTAGCGGTGACAACTAGTGGACCGGGAGCGACAAATATTGTCACTGCGGTGGCGACAGCGCAGATGGATTCGGTGCCTCTAGTCGTCATTTCGGGCCAGGTTACGACATCTGGTATTGGGAAAGACGCCTTTCAGGAAACCGACGTTGTCTCTTTAATGACGCCAATCACGAAATATGCCTATCAAGTTGAAGATGCTAAAGATATTCCACGTATCATCAAAGAAGCTTTCTACTTAGCGAATTCCGGCCGTAAAGGACCTGTATTAGTGGATATTCCGAAAGATATCGGCGTGCAGGAAGTAGCTTTAGAAGATATTGATGATAGCTTCGATTTACCAGGTTACAACATGGATCATGAGGTAGACTTGGAGGCGGTAGCTGCGATTAAGGATGCTTTGCTTCAAGCTGAAAAACCTTTGTTGTTAGTAGGGAACGGTGTGGTGAAATCTGAAGCCCACCAAGAACTACGCGAATTTGCTCACCGCTACAATATCCCGGTAACCCATACCCTACTAGGGATTGGTTTACTTGCTAGTGATGACCCCCTAAACTTAGGGCTAGCAGGGATGCACGGAACGTATGCAGCCAATATGGCCTTGATGGAGACAGATTGTCTCTTAAATATTGGTAGCCGTTTCGACGACCGGGTGGCTTCTAATCCTGACAATTTTGCGCCGGATGCCAAGATTATCCATGTGGATATTGATCTAGCGGAGATTGGCAAGATTATGGAACCAGATATTGCCTTGCTGGCAGATGCTAAAACGGCTTTGGGGGCACTTTTACAAGGAGCTATCGCAGGCTGGTCTGATAAGACGGACTGGTTGGCTCACCAAGCGGCTAACCAAGCCTTACATCCTACTCGGGTGCCTGAGATGACAGACGCGATTCGACCACAAGCGGTACTGGATTACTTAGGGAAGGCGACGGACGGTCAAGCATATATCGTGACCGACGTTGGCCAACACCAAATGTGGGCTGCTCAGTATTATCCTTACCAATTCCCTGGCCAAAACTTAACGTCAGGTGGACTAGGTACTATGGGATATGGGGTGCCGGCAACGATTGGGGCGGCATTTGCGGCGGATGAGAAACATCCTGTTGTAGGGATCATCGGTGACGGAGGATTCCAAATGACCAACCAGGAATTGAATATCATCCAACATTATGGCATTCAACCGAAATTTATTATTTTAAATAATACGGTGCTTGGGATGGTGCATCAGTGGCAACATGCTTTCTATTCAGACCGTTATTCACATTCTGAATTTGGATCGAGCTTGCCAGACTTCGTGAAGTTGTCGGAAGCTTTAGGCGTGAAGGCGGCTAAGGTAACAGACCCAGCGGATATGCAGGCGGCGGTAGATGAGATGTTGGCTTATGATGGGGCTTATGTATTAGAAGTCTTGATTGATAAATACGAACGGGTTACTCCGATGGTGCCATCTGGTAAGGCAAATAATGAAATGGAGGGCTTGTCATGA
- a CDS encoding ABC transporter ATP-binding protein → MTSTTEKTIIELDNVCFNRQDKAILKNIQWTINQGQHWALLGLNGSGKSSIINILTGYHFPSSGQVRVLDQLFGVSSIPDLQRRIGIVSAWINQEIPSHLSVLDTIISGKFASLGLYQKVTDSLIQEAEDLLETFNFAAFRNRRMATLSQGERQTILILRALMTQPELLILDEPTSGLDLFARESLLAMLDKLAKEKPEVTQLMVTHHTEEIIPLYQKICLLKDGEIFAKGDRPLMLDPDRLHDFYGQPVLLRPFKKGRILVMPK, encoded by the coding sequence ATGACATCAACCACAGAAAAAACCATCATCGAACTCGACAATGTCTGCTTCAACCGCCAAGATAAGGCCATATTAAAAAACATCCAATGGACCATCAACCAGGGGCAACACTGGGCCCTACTTGGTTTGAATGGGTCTGGTAAGTCGTCCATCATCAACATTCTAACCGGCTATCATTTTCCCTCTAGCGGTCAGGTGAGGGTCCTTGACCAGTTATTTGGCGTATCCTCAATCCCTGACCTACAAAGAAGAATCGGTATAGTTTCTGCTTGGATCAACCAAGAAATCCCAAGCCACTTATCTGTATTAGACACCATTATTTCGGGTAAATTTGCCAGTCTAGGCCTTTATCAAAAAGTAACGGATTCTTTAATCCAGGAAGCTGAAGACCTCTTAGAAACCTTTAATTTCGCCGCATTTAGGAACCGCAGAATGGCGACCCTATCTCAAGGTGAACGACAAACCATTTTGATCTTACGGGCCTTAATGACCCAACCTGAATTATTAATCTTAGATGAACCAACTAGTGGACTAGATTTATTTGCCCGAGAAAGTCTCTTAGCCATGCTGGACAAATTGGCCAAAGAAAAACCAGAAGTCACCCAATTAATGGTGACCCACCATACTGAGGAAATTATCCCACTTTATCAAAAAATTTGTTTATTAAAAGATGGGGAAATTTTTGCCAAAGGTGATCGGCCCTTGATGTTAGACCCTGATAGACTGCATGATTTCTACGGCCAGCCAGTACTTTTACGTCCCTTTAAAAAAGGCCGCATCCTAGTCATGCCCAAATAA
- a CDS encoding serine hydrolase, which produces MSKRRKKSSIKPLVPFFVLGVALIAVLIAIFKYNDEGEGDASSDSLTATVDESTASDSLGNTPLTLSDEEVYNLDLMQASGIELIDTSQYASIDELIEATMAEFGVDESQVSLQYTNFKTDESHTINESTFQTAASTIKLPLAVMYVDAIEEGYVDWDTEVTYTYADYEEGDGTITAAVGSGTGQAAYTIEDLIANALMYSDNTATNMLIRYYNEVYGSGAFKTNVANSVDVTIDDAFYDDNIISAELLFAYYNLLATDDTYQPIVDYLLNTSPDRLFTTYVNSSLMANKYGNYGTALNDGGIYYENDQAQYSLVVLTDGLTDGTGFLENLNLRVNQYYRANYA; this is translated from the coding sequence ATGTCGAAAAGAAGAAAAAAATCTAGTATTAAACCTCTAGTGCCCTTTTTCGTTCTAGGAGTGGCTTTAATAGCGGTATTAATTGCTATATTTAAATATAATGATGAGGGTGAAGGGGATGCATCAAGCGATTCATTAACAGCGACAGTAGACGAATCTACTGCAAGTGACTCCTTAGGTAACACCCCATTAACCTTAAGTGATGAAGAAGTATACAACCTGGATTTGATGCAAGCATCAGGTATTGAACTAATCGATACTAGTCAATACGCCTCAATAGATGAATTGATTGAAGCAACAATGGCAGAATTTGGGGTAGATGAAAGCCAAGTTTCGCTACAATATACCAACTTTAAAACTGACGAAAGCCACACAATTAACGAAAGTACCTTCCAAACTGCCGCTTCTACGATTAAATTACCGCTAGCGGTAATGTATGTAGATGCGATTGAAGAAGGCTATGTTGACTGGGATACAGAGGTTACTTATACATACGCAGATTATGAAGAGGGTGACGGTACCATTACTGCTGCAGTAGGTAGTGGCACAGGTCAAGCAGCCTATACTATCGAAGATTTAATCGCTAACGCCTTGATGTATTCAGATAATACAGCAACGAATATGTTGATTAGATACTACAACGAAGTTTATGGATCAGGTGCCTTCAAAACAAATGTCGCGAATAGTGTAGACGTCACAATTGATGACGCCTTCTATGACGATAACATCATATCTGCTGAATTATTGTTTGCTTACTACAACTTATTGGCTACTGACGATACCTATCAACCGATTGTTGATTATCTATTGAATACTTCACCAGACCGCTTATTTACGACATACGTGAACAGCAGTTTGATGGCGAATAAATATGGTAACTACGGTACAGCTTTAAATGATGGTGGTATCTATTATGAAAATGATCAAGCGCAATATAGCTTAGTTGTCTTAACAGATGGCCTAACAGATGGTACAGGCTTCTTGGAAAACTTAAACCTGCGTGTTAACCAATACTACCGTGCAAATTACGCATAG